One genomic window of Lagenorhynchus albirostris chromosome 17, mLagAlb1.1, whole genome shotgun sequence includes the following:
- the EXOSC4 gene encoding exosome complex component RRP41: protein MAGLELLSDQGYRVDGRRAGELRKIQARMGVFAQADGSAYIEQGNTKALAVVYGPHEIRGSRARALPDRALVNCQYSSATFSTGERKRRPHGDRKSCEMGLQLRQTFEAAVLTQLHPRSQIDIYVQVLQADGGTYAACVNAATLAVLDAGIPMRDFVCACSAGFVDGTALADLSHVEEAAGGPQLALALLPSSGQIALLEMDARLHEDQLEQVLEAAAQAARDVHTLLDRVVRQHVQEASILLGD, encoded by the exons ATGGCGGGGCTGGAGCTTCTGTCGGACCAGGGCTACCGGGTGGACGGGCGGCGCGCCGGGGAGCTGCGTAAGATCCAGGCGCGGATGGGTGTATTCGCGCAGGCCGACGGCTCGGCCTACATCGAGCAGGGAAACACCAAGGCGTTAGCGGTGGTCTACGGGCCTCACGAG ATCCGGGGCTCCCGGGCACGAGCCCTGCCTGACAGGGCCCTGGTGAACTGTCAGTACAGTTCTGCGACCTTCAGCACAGGTGAGCGCAAGCGGCGGCCACACGGGGACCGTAAATCCTGCGAGATGGGCCTGCAGCTGCGTCAAACCTTCGAGGCAGCCGTCCTTACACAGCTTCATCCACGCTCCCAGATTGATATCTATGTGCAG GTGCTGCAGGCAGATGGTGGCACCTACGCGGCTTGTGTGAATGCAGCCACGCTGGCAGTGTTGGATGCAGGGATACCCATGCGGGACTTTGTGTGTGCCTGCTCAGCTGGCTTTGTGGATGGGACAGCCCTGGCAGACCTCAGCCACGTGGAGGAAGCAGCTGGCGGCCCCcagctggccctggccctgctcccGTCCTCAGGCCAGATCGCACTGCTTGAGATGGATGCCAGGCTGCACGAGGACCAGCTGGAGCAGGTGCTAGAGGCTGCTGCCCAGGCCGCCCGAGATGTACATACCCTACTGGACCGTGTGGTCCGGCAGCACGTCCAGGAGGCCTCTATCTTGCTGGGGGACTGA
- the GPAA1 gene encoding glycosylphosphatidylinositol anchor attachment 1 protein isoform X1, translated as MGLLSDPVRRRALARLVLRLNAPLCVLSYVAGIAWFLALAFPPLTQRTYMSENAMGSTMVEEQFAGGERARSFARDFAAHRRKSGALPVAWLERTMRSVGLEVYTQSFSRKLPFPDETHERYMVSGTNVYGILRAPRAASTESLVLTVPCGPESTNSQAVGLTLALAAHFRGQIYWAKDIIFLVTEHDLLGSEAWLEAYHDVNVTGMQSSPLQGRAGAIQAAVALELSSDVVTSLDVAVEGLNGQLPNLDLLNLFQTFCQKGGLLCTLQGKLQPQDWTSADGPLQGVQTLLLMALQQASGHPHGAHGLFLRYRVEALTLRGVNSFRQYKYDLVAVGKALEGMFRKLNHLLERLHQSFFFYLLPALSRFVSIGLYMPAAGFLLLVLGLKALELWMKLHEAGVGPEEAGGTPGSSPPLPAAQRVGLASLVAPLLISQAVGLALYVLPVLGQHVAAQHFPVAEAEAVVLTLLAVYAAGLALPHSTHWVLSTQAPDRSWMALKLVALIYLALQLACITLTNFSLGFLLAATMVPGAALTKPSGPRYVLATLCCPAGADKPSSYAPGRPVPVAAAAGGAALPGRGLAALPGRAGSGRAGAPHLRRPALPAAGAGPLPLLAPLLECSLLEALKAGGNPPRAPRSSLPGK; from the exons ATGGGCCTCCTGTCGGACCCGGTGCGCCGGCGCGCGCTTGCCCGCCTCGTGCTGCGCCTCAACGCGCCGCTCTG CGTGCTGAGCTACGTGGCGGGCATCGCCTGGTTCCTGGCGCTGGCTTTCCCGCCGCTGACCCAGCGCACTTACATGTCGGAGAACGCCATGGGCTCCACCATGGTGGAGGAGCAGTTTGCGGGCGGAGAGCGTGCCCGAAGCTTTGCCCGGGACTTCGCTGCCCACCGCAGGAAGTCGGG GGCTCTGCCAGTGGCTTGGCTGGAGCGGACGATGCGGTCAGTGGGGCTGGAGGTCTACACGCAGAGTTTCTCCCGGAAACTGCCCTTTCCAGATGAGACTCACGAGCGCTAT ATGGTGTCGGGCACCAACGTGTACGGCATCCTTCGGGCACCGCGCGCTGCCAGCACTGAGTCCCTGGTGCTCACCGTGCCCTGTGGCCCTGAGTCTACCAACAGCCAGGCTGTGGGGCTGACGCTAGCACTTGCTGCCCACTTCCGGG GGCAGATTTACTGGGCCAAAGACATCATCTTCCTGGTGACAGAACACGACCTTCTGGGCTCTGAGGCTTGGCTTGAAGCCTACCACGACGTCAATGTCACTG GTATGCAGTCATCCCCTCTGCAGGGCCGGGCTGGGGCCATCCAGGCAGCCGTGGCCCTGGAGCTGAGCAGTGATGTGGTCACTAGCCTCGACGTGGCTGTGGAGGGACTCAACGGACAGCTGCCCAACCTGGACCTGCTCAACCTCTTCCAGACCTTCTGCCAGAAAGGGGGGCTCCTGTGCACGCTGCAGGGCAAG CTGCAGCCCCAGGACTGGACATCAGCGGACGGGCCGCTGCAGGGTGTGCAAACGCTGCTGCTCATGGCTCTGCAGCAGGCCTCTGGCCACCCCCACGGCGCCCACGGCCTCTTCCTGCGCTACCGCGTGGAGGCTCTAACTCTCCGTGGCGTCAACAGCTTCCGCCAGTATAAGTATGACCTGGTGGCGGTCGGCAA GGCTCTGGAGGGCATGTTCCGCAAACTCAACCACCTCCTGGAGCGCCTGCACCAGTCCTTCTTCTTCTACCTGCTCCCCGCGCTCTCCCGCTTCGTCTCCATCGGCCTCTACATGCCTGCCGCCGGCTTTTTGCTCCTGGTCCTTGGTCTCAAG GCTCTGGAACTGTGGATGAAGCTGCATGAGGCTGGAGTGGGTCCTGAGGAGGCGGGGGGGACCCCTGGGTCCAgtcctcccctccctgcagcaCAG CGTGTGGGGCTGGCCTCGCTCGTGGCACCCTTGCTGATCTCCCAGGCTGTGGGCCTGGCCCTCTACGTCCTCCCGGTGCTGGGTCAGCACGTGGCTGCCCAGCACTTCCCCGTGGCCGAGGCAGAGGCCGTGGTGCTGACGCTGCTGGCCGTCTATGCAGCTGGCCTGGCCCTTCCACACAGCACCCACTG GGTGCTGAGCACACAGGCCCCAGACAGGAGCTGGATGGCGCTGAAGCTGGTGGCCCTGATCTACCTGGCACTACAGCTGGCCTGCATCACCCTCACCAACTTCTCCCTGGGCTTTTTGCTGGCTGCCACCATGGTGCCCGGCGCTGCACTCACCAAGCCCTCCGGGCCCCGGTATGTGCTG GCCACTCTGTGCTGCCCTGCTGGTGCTGACAAGCCCAGCAGCTACGCTCCTGGGCGGCCTGTTCCTGTGGCGGCAGCTGCAGGAGGCGCCGCTCTCCCTGGCCGAGGGCTGGCGGCTCTTCCTGGCCGTGCTGGCTCAGGGCGTGCTGGCGCACCACACCTACGGCGCCCTGCTCTTCCCGCTGCTGGCGCTGGGCCTCTTCCCCTGCTGGCTCCTCTTCTGGAATGTTCTCTTCTGGAAGCGCTGAAGGCAGGTGGGAATCCCCCACGCGCCCCACGCTCTTCCCTTCCTGGGAAATAA
- the GPAA1 gene encoding glycosylphosphatidylinositol anchor attachment 1 protein isoform X2, whose protein sequence is MGLLSDPVRRRALARLVLRLNAPLCVLSYVAGIAWFLALAFPPLTQRTYMSENAMGSTMVEEQFAGGERARSFARDFAAHRRKSGALPVAWLERTMRSVGLEVYTQSFSRKLPFPDETHERYMVSGTNVYGILRAPRAASTESLVLTVPCGPESTNSQAVGLTLALAAHFRGQIYWAKDIIFLVTEHDLLGSEAWLEAYHDVNVTGMQSSPLQGRAGAIQAAVALELSSDVVTSLDVAVEGLNGQLPNLDLLNLFQTFCQKGGLLCTLQGKPQDWTSADGPLQGVQTLLLMALQQASGHPHGAHGLFLRYRVEALTLRGVNSFRQYKYDLVAVGKALEGMFRKLNHLLERLHQSFFFYLLPALSRFVSIGLYMPAAGFLLLVLGLKALELWMKLHEAGVGPEEAGGTPGSSPPLPAAQRVGLASLVAPLLISQAVGLALYVLPVLGQHVAAQHFPVAEAEAVVLTLLAVYAAGLALPHSTHWVLSTQAPDRSWMALKLVALIYLALQLACITLTNFSLGFLLAATMVPGAALTKPSGPRYVLATLCCPAGADKPSSYAPGRPVPVAAAAGGAALPGRGLAALPGRAGSGRAGAPHLRRPALPAAGAGPLPLLAPLLECSLLEALKAGGNPPRAPRSSLPGK, encoded by the exons ATGGGCCTCCTGTCGGACCCGGTGCGCCGGCGCGCGCTTGCCCGCCTCGTGCTGCGCCTCAACGCGCCGCTCTG CGTGCTGAGCTACGTGGCGGGCATCGCCTGGTTCCTGGCGCTGGCTTTCCCGCCGCTGACCCAGCGCACTTACATGTCGGAGAACGCCATGGGCTCCACCATGGTGGAGGAGCAGTTTGCGGGCGGAGAGCGTGCCCGAAGCTTTGCCCGGGACTTCGCTGCCCACCGCAGGAAGTCGGG GGCTCTGCCAGTGGCTTGGCTGGAGCGGACGATGCGGTCAGTGGGGCTGGAGGTCTACACGCAGAGTTTCTCCCGGAAACTGCCCTTTCCAGATGAGACTCACGAGCGCTAT ATGGTGTCGGGCACCAACGTGTACGGCATCCTTCGGGCACCGCGCGCTGCCAGCACTGAGTCCCTGGTGCTCACCGTGCCCTGTGGCCCTGAGTCTACCAACAGCCAGGCTGTGGGGCTGACGCTAGCACTTGCTGCCCACTTCCGGG GGCAGATTTACTGGGCCAAAGACATCATCTTCCTGGTGACAGAACACGACCTTCTGGGCTCTGAGGCTTGGCTTGAAGCCTACCACGACGTCAATGTCACTG GTATGCAGTCATCCCCTCTGCAGGGCCGGGCTGGGGCCATCCAGGCAGCCGTGGCCCTGGAGCTGAGCAGTGATGTGGTCACTAGCCTCGACGTGGCTGTGGAGGGACTCAACGGACAGCTGCCCAACCTGGACCTGCTCAACCTCTTCCAGACCTTCTGCCAGAAAGGGGGGCTCCTGTGCACGCTGCAGGGCAAG CCCCAGGACTGGACATCAGCGGACGGGCCGCTGCAGGGTGTGCAAACGCTGCTGCTCATGGCTCTGCAGCAGGCCTCTGGCCACCCCCACGGCGCCCACGGCCTCTTCCTGCGCTACCGCGTGGAGGCTCTAACTCTCCGTGGCGTCAACAGCTTCCGCCAGTATAAGTATGACCTGGTGGCGGTCGGCAA GGCTCTGGAGGGCATGTTCCGCAAACTCAACCACCTCCTGGAGCGCCTGCACCAGTCCTTCTTCTTCTACCTGCTCCCCGCGCTCTCCCGCTTCGTCTCCATCGGCCTCTACATGCCTGCCGCCGGCTTTTTGCTCCTGGTCCTTGGTCTCAAG GCTCTGGAACTGTGGATGAAGCTGCATGAGGCTGGAGTGGGTCCTGAGGAGGCGGGGGGGACCCCTGGGTCCAgtcctcccctccctgcagcaCAG CGTGTGGGGCTGGCCTCGCTCGTGGCACCCTTGCTGATCTCCCAGGCTGTGGGCCTGGCCCTCTACGTCCTCCCGGTGCTGGGTCAGCACGTGGCTGCCCAGCACTTCCCCGTGGCCGAGGCAGAGGCCGTGGTGCTGACGCTGCTGGCCGTCTATGCAGCTGGCCTGGCCCTTCCACACAGCACCCACTG GGTGCTGAGCACACAGGCCCCAGACAGGAGCTGGATGGCGCTGAAGCTGGTGGCCCTGATCTACCTGGCACTACAGCTGGCCTGCATCACCCTCACCAACTTCTCCCTGGGCTTTTTGCTGGCTGCCACCATGGTGCCCGGCGCTGCACTCACCAAGCCCTCCGGGCCCCGGTATGTGCTG GCCACTCTGTGCTGCCCTGCTGGTGCTGACAAGCCCAGCAGCTACGCTCCTGGGCGGCCTGTTCCTGTGGCGGCAGCTGCAGGAGGCGCCGCTCTCCCTGGCCGAGGGCTGGCGGCTCTTCCTGGCCGTGCTGGCTCAGGGCGTGCTGGCGCACCACACCTACGGCGCCCTGCTCTTCCCGCTGCTGGCGCTGGGCCTCTTCCCCTGCTGGCTCCTCTTCTGGAATGTTCTCTTCTGGAAGCGCTGAAGGCAGGTGGGAATCCCCCACGCGCCCCACGCTCTTCCCTTCCTGGGAAATAA
- the GPAA1 gene encoding glycosylphosphatidylinositol anchor attachment 1 protein isoform X3, which produces MGLLSDPVRRRALARLVLRLNAPLCVLSYVAGIAWFLALAFPPLTQRTYMSENAMGSTMVEEQFAGGERARSFARDFAAHRRKSGALPVAWLERTMRSVGLEVYTQSFSRKLPFPDETHERYMVSGTNVYGILRAPRAASTESLVLTVPCGPESTNSQAVGLTLALAAHFRGQIYWAKDIIFLVTEHDLLGSEAWLEAYHDVNVTGMQSSPLQGRAGAIQAAVALELSSDVVTSLDVAVEGLNGQLPNLDLLNLFQTFCQKGGLLCTLQGKLQPQDWTSADGPLQGVQTLLLMALQQASGHPHGAHGLFLRYRVEALTLRGVNSFRQYKYDLVAVGKALEGMFRKLNHLLERLHQSFFFYLLPALSRFVSIGLYMPAAGFLLLVLGLKALELWMKLHEAGVGPEEAGGTPGSSPPLPAAQRVGLASLVAPLLISQAVGLALYVLPVLGQHVAAQHFPVAEAEAVVLTLLAVYAAGLALPHSTHWVLSTQAPDRSWMALKLVALIYLALQLACITLTNFSLGFLLAATMVPGAALTKPSGPRPLCAALLVLTSPAATLLGGLFLWRQLQEAPLSLAEGWRLFLAVLAQGVLAHHTYGALLFPLLALGLFPCWLLFWNVLFWKR; this is translated from the exons ATGGGCCTCCTGTCGGACCCGGTGCGCCGGCGCGCGCTTGCCCGCCTCGTGCTGCGCCTCAACGCGCCGCTCTG CGTGCTGAGCTACGTGGCGGGCATCGCCTGGTTCCTGGCGCTGGCTTTCCCGCCGCTGACCCAGCGCACTTACATGTCGGAGAACGCCATGGGCTCCACCATGGTGGAGGAGCAGTTTGCGGGCGGAGAGCGTGCCCGAAGCTTTGCCCGGGACTTCGCTGCCCACCGCAGGAAGTCGGG GGCTCTGCCAGTGGCTTGGCTGGAGCGGACGATGCGGTCAGTGGGGCTGGAGGTCTACACGCAGAGTTTCTCCCGGAAACTGCCCTTTCCAGATGAGACTCACGAGCGCTAT ATGGTGTCGGGCACCAACGTGTACGGCATCCTTCGGGCACCGCGCGCTGCCAGCACTGAGTCCCTGGTGCTCACCGTGCCCTGTGGCCCTGAGTCTACCAACAGCCAGGCTGTGGGGCTGACGCTAGCACTTGCTGCCCACTTCCGGG GGCAGATTTACTGGGCCAAAGACATCATCTTCCTGGTGACAGAACACGACCTTCTGGGCTCTGAGGCTTGGCTTGAAGCCTACCACGACGTCAATGTCACTG GTATGCAGTCATCCCCTCTGCAGGGCCGGGCTGGGGCCATCCAGGCAGCCGTGGCCCTGGAGCTGAGCAGTGATGTGGTCACTAGCCTCGACGTGGCTGTGGAGGGACTCAACGGACAGCTGCCCAACCTGGACCTGCTCAACCTCTTCCAGACCTTCTGCCAGAAAGGGGGGCTCCTGTGCACGCTGCAGGGCAAG CTGCAGCCCCAGGACTGGACATCAGCGGACGGGCCGCTGCAGGGTGTGCAAACGCTGCTGCTCATGGCTCTGCAGCAGGCCTCTGGCCACCCCCACGGCGCCCACGGCCTCTTCCTGCGCTACCGCGTGGAGGCTCTAACTCTCCGTGGCGTCAACAGCTTCCGCCAGTATAAGTATGACCTGGTGGCGGTCGGCAA GGCTCTGGAGGGCATGTTCCGCAAACTCAACCACCTCCTGGAGCGCCTGCACCAGTCCTTCTTCTTCTACCTGCTCCCCGCGCTCTCCCGCTTCGTCTCCATCGGCCTCTACATGCCTGCCGCCGGCTTTTTGCTCCTGGTCCTTGGTCTCAAG GCTCTGGAACTGTGGATGAAGCTGCATGAGGCTGGAGTGGGTCCTGAGGAGGCGGGGGGGACCCCTGGGTCCAgtcctcccctccctgcagcaCAG CGTGTGGGGCTGGCCTCGCTCGTGGCACCCTTGCTGATCTCCCAGGCTGTGGGCCTGGCCCTCTACGTCCTCCCGGTGCTGGGTCAGCACGTGGCTGCCCAGCACTTCCCCGTGGCCGAGGCAGAGGCCGTGGTGCTGACGCTGCTGGCCGTCTATGCAGCTGGCCTGGCCCTTCCACACAGCACCCACTG GGTGCTGAGCACACAGGCCCCAGACAGGAGCTGGATGGCGCTGAAGCTGGTGGCCCTGATCTACCTGGCACTACAGCTGGCCTGCATCACCCTCACCAACTTCTCCCTGGGCTTTTTGCTGGCTGCCACCATGGTGCCCGGCGCTGCACTCACCAAGCCCTCCGGGCCCCG GCCACTCTGTGCTGCCCTGCTGGTGCTGACAAGCCCAGCAGCTACGCTCCTGGGCGGCCTGTTCCTGTGGCGGCAGCTGCAGGAGGCGCCGCTCTCCCTGGCCGAGGGCTGGCGGCTCTTCCTGGCCGTGCTGGCTCAGGGCGTGCTGGCGCACCACACCTACGGCGCCCTGCTCTTCCCGCTGCTGGCGCTGGGCCTCTTCCCCTGCTGGCTCCTCTTCTGGAATGTTCTCTTCTGGAAGCGCTGA